Proteins encoded together in one Labrus bergylta chromosome 20, fLabBer1.1, whole genome shotgun sequence window:
- the LOC136177006 gene encoding uncharacterized protein isoform X1, with protein MSAEDEELRVIILRALPTISKDIQQELIDKIKSCALESTEDLKYVTKEDIVDILPAIQLRKLLEAFKNETTVVSLELQTLSHPSPEVSSPSPVPFSSPSSVLSLSNPESSGAEDCGSPSTIRKTWPDTFQVPWNLMPVEIHSAISNGKRPPPAARRQMIRVLADKVRRHEANPTRSQCVTVCQKIIRQHPQSFADLQNNGNLLGNGYTSLIIQLKNRIENLNCNSSFRQHRSSGDGLKRRPTDTYGCARYQPDLPPEETERTVEQKRQRLEEIYHRDGVNGVERAEVKQLMETTFRLQRCQMNALPAPTLTDLREKWPYLFTQKGLYAHFELLTDIKVLRALELAMEECGRAIVEFFKQKPTNADVQAALLCGPNLELSFCVIQLLMAHFSEHSEGLILIANFQANHQVAAVTAG; from the exons ATGAGtgcagaggatgaagagctgaggGTTATCATCCTCAGAGCTTTGCCAACCATTTCTAAAGACATCCAACAGGAATTAATAGACAAGATAAAAAGCTGTGCATTAGAATCCACTGAAGACCTGAAATACGTTACAAAGGAAGATATTGTCGACATATTGCCTGCCATTCAACTCCGGAAGCTGCTGGAAGCATTTAAAAATG AGACGACGGTGGTCAGTTTGGAACTGCAAACACTGTCACACCCCAGCCCAGAAGTGAGCAGTCCATCACCAGTTCCTTTCTCCAGTCCATCAAGTGTACTCTCGCTCTCAAATCCAGAATCTAGCGGTGCAGAAGACTGTGGGTCACCCTCCACCATCAGAAAAACATGGCCAGACACATTCCAGGTGCCATGGAACCTCATGCCTGTGGAAATCCATTCAGCCATTTCTAATGGCAAAAGACCTCCACCTGCTGCACGGCGACAGATGATCAGAGTTTTGGCTGACAAAGTGAGGAGGCACGAGGCAAACCCAACGCGCTCACAGTGCGTCACTGTCTGCCAAAAAATTATTCGCCAGCACCCTCAGAGTTTTGCTGATCTGCAGAACAACGGTAATCTACTGGGAAATGGCTACACATCACTCATAATTCAACTAAAGAACAGAATTGAAAATCTGAACTGCAACAGCAGCTTTAGGCAGCACCGTTCATCAGGTGATGGACTAAAGAGAAGGCCTACTGATACATACGGCTGCGCCAGATACCAGCCTGACCTTCCACCAGAAGAGACAGAGCGAACAGTAGAGCAGAAACGTCAGCGGTTGGAGGAGATATACCATCGAGATGGTGTAAATGGGGTTGAAAGAGCAGAAGTAAAGCAACTCATGGAAACCACCTTCCGCCTGCAGCGCTGCCAAATGAATGCATTACCAGCACCAACCCTCACAGATCTAAGAGAGAAATGGCCATACCTTTTCACTCAGAAAGGTCTTTATGCTCATTTTGAACTTCTTACTGACATCAAAGTGCTGCGTGCACTCGAGCTTGCcatggaggagtgtggcagagccATTGTGGAGTTCTTCAAGCAGAAACCCACCAATGCAGATGTACAGGCCGCCCTCTTATGTGGTCCAAACCTTGAGCTGTCATTCTGTGTGATCCAGCTTTTGATGGCTCACTTCTCTGAGCATTCAGAAGGGTTGATCCTAATTGCAAAT tTTCAGGCGAACCACCAGGTCGCTGCAGTCACGGCTGGATGA
- the LOC136177006 gene encoding uncharacterized protein isoform X2: MSAEDEELRVIILRALPTISKDIQQELIDKIKSCALESTEDLKYVTKEDIVDILPAIQLRKLLEAFKNETTVVSLELQTLSHPSPEVSSPSPVPFSSPSSVLSLSNPESSGAEDCGSPSTIRKTWPDTFQVPWNLMPVEIHSAISNGKRPPPAARRQMIRVLADKVRRHEANPTRSQCVTVCQKIIRQHPQSFADLQNNGNLLGNGYTSLIIQLKNRIENLNCNSSFRQHRSSGDGLKRRPTDTYGCARYQPDLPPEETERTVEQKRQRLEEIYHRDGVNGVERAEVKQLMETTFRLQRCQMNALPAPTLTDLREKWPYLFTQKGLYAHFELLTDIKVLRALELAMEECGRAIVEFFKQKPTNADVQAALLCGPNLELSFCVIQLLMAHFSEHSEGLILIANVSYVFCLLFRHSS; the protein is encoded by the exons ATGAGtgcagaggatgaagagctgaggGTTATCATCCTCAGAGCTTTGCCAACCATTTCTAAAGACATCCAACAGGAATTAATAGACAAGATAAAAAGCTGTGCATTAGAATCCACTGAAGACCTGAAATACGTTACAAAGGAAGATATTGTCGACATATTGCCTGCCATTCAACTCCGGAAGCTGCTGGAAGCATTTAAAAATG AGACGACGGTGGTCAGTTTGGAACTGCAAACACTGTCACACCCCAGCCCAGAAGTGAGCAGTCCATCACCAGTTCCTTTCTCCAGTCCATCAAGTGTACTCTCGCTCTCAAATCCAGAATCTAGCGGTGCAGAAGACTGTGGGTCACCCTCCACCATCAGAAAAACATGGCCAGACACATTCCAGGTGCCATGGAACCTCATGCCTGTGGAAATCCATTCAGCCATTTCTAATGGCAAAAGACCTCCACCTGCTGCACGGCGACAGATGATCAGAGTTTTGGCTGACAAAGTGAGGAGGCACGAGGCAAACCCAACGCGCTCACAGTGCGTCACTGTCTGCCAAAAAATTATTCGCCAGCACCCTCAGAGTTTTGCTGATCTGCAGAACAACGGTAATCTACTGGGAAATGGCTACACATCACTCATAATTCAACTAAAGAACAGAATTGAAAATCTGAACTGCAACAGCAGCTTTAGGCAGCACCGTTCATCAGGTGATGGACTAAAGAGAAGGCCTACTGATACATACGGCTGCGCCAGATACCAGCCTGACCTTCCACCAGAAGAGACAGAGCGAACAGTAGAGCAGAAACGTCAGCGGTTGGAGGAGATATACCATCGAGATGGTGTAAATGGGGTTGAAAGAGCAGAAGTAAAGCAACTCATGGAAACCACCTTCCGCCTGCAGCGCTGCCAAATGAATGCATTACCAGCACCAACCCTCACAGATCTAAGAGAGAAATGGCCATACCTTTTCACTCAGAAAGGTCTTTATGCTCATTTTGAACTTCTTACTGACATCAAAGTGCTGCGTGCACTCGAGCTTGCcatggaggagtgtggcagagccATTGTGGAGTTCTTCAAGCAGAAACCCACCAATGCAGATGTACAGGCCGCCCTCTTATGTGGTCCAAACCTTGAGCTGTCATTCTGTGTGATCCAGCTTTTGATGGCTCACTTCTCTGAGCATTCAGAAGGGTTGATCCTAATTGCAAATGTAAGTTACgttttctgtttattattcCGCCACAGCAGCTGA